The following proteins are encoded in a genomic region of Brachionichthys hirsutus isolate HB-005 chromosome 14, CSIRO-AGI_Bhir_v1, whole genome shotgun sequence:
- the hhatlb gene encoding hedgehog acyltransferase like, b isoform X2, which yields MGIKAALPKYEIYFYNTVLCLAMLWATSWIFEVSSSNANRKAFKTSVKPGWSYFGRKMDTADFEWTMWFSKFPAHILFALTGHVLFAKICSTLAPQYRSLAYPAYGLLAVWATMGWTYVSIILSHCIVLYSVSMMKMRWLCFVTGLCALATFKCEPFVSWQAGFVEGDFDLRHVLFYGGGGFTIMRCMSFALENCERKDGNYSILELFKYNFYLPFFYFGPIMTFDKFHVQANNSDLSRKEREMWSIRVQGLVYLGVIIVVDVLFHFMYILTIPTDMKLLKHLSDWALVGLAYINLVYDWVKAAVMFGVINTVSRLDHLDPPSPPKCITMLYMFAEIYFDRGINEWLCKYVYDHLGGKHDNVLKELVASLCTFGIIILWLGPCQVVLIWAFFNWFGLNFELWTARLFTLEPFASLEAAMSEATSRRIRAVFNAFNLWCIVLSNVLLLNSLDFAKLVAKRLLLKGFPTTTAAVMLVTYCLVQVIKERERRQALIDDPDPPSEANSNPAGAAAPPASAQAVADPSKEKAE from the exons ATGGGGATTAAAGCTGCTCTTCCCAAATATGAGATCTACTTCTACAACACGGTGCTGTGTCTGGCAATGCTCTGGGCCACCAGTTGGATCTTTGAGGTGTCCAGCT CCAATGCAAACAGAAAAGCCTTCAAAACGAGCGTGAAGCCAGGATGGTCGTACTTTGGGAGGAAAATG GATACAGCAGATTTTGAGTGGACGATGTGGTTTTCCAAATTCCCAGCGCACATCCTGTTCGCACTCACTGGCCACGTGCTGTTCGCTAAGATCTGCTCCACGCTGGCCCCGCAG TACCGGTCTTTGGCGTACCCGGCGTACGGGCTGCTGGCCGTGTGGGCCACGATGGGTTGGACCTACGTCAGCATCATCCTCTCCCACTGTATCGTCCTCTACAGCGTCTCCATGATGAAAATGCGCTGGCTCTGCTTCGTCACGGGTCTCTGCGCCCTCGCCACGTTCAAGTGTGAACCGTTTGTGTCCTGGCAG GCCGGTTTTGTTGAGGGAGACTTCGACCTGCGTCATGTTCTCTTCTACGGAGGCGGCGGCTTTACTATAATGCGCTGTATGAGCTTCGCTCTGGAGAACTGCGAGAGGAAAGATGGAAACTACAGCATCCTGGAGCTGTTCAAATATAACTTCTACCTCCCGTTCTTCTATTTCGGTCCCATCATGACCTTTGATAAGTTTCATGTTCAG GCCAACAACTCCGAcctgagcaggaaggagagggagatgtGGAGTATCCGCGTGCAGGGCCTGGTTTACCTGGGAGTCATCATCGTGGTGGACGTCCTCTTCCATTTTATGTACATCCTCACCATCCCCACCGACATGAAGCTACTGAAGCACCTCTCGGATTGGGCTCTCG tGGGCCTTGCTTACATCAACTTGGTGTACGATTGGGTAAAAGCAGCCGTCATGTTTGGAGTCATCAACACAGTGTCCCGACTGGATCATCTCGACCCCCCCAGCCCACCAAAATGCATCACTATGCTCTATATGTTCGCTGAAAT CTATTTTGACCGAGGGATCAATGAGTGGCTGTGCAA GTATGTGTACGATCATCTGGGTGGGAAACATGACAACGTGTTGAAGGAGCTGGTGGCCAGCCTGTGCACCTTCGGCATCATCATCCTCTGGCTCGGACCCTGCCAGGTGGTGCTGATCTGGGCTTTCTTTAACTGGTTTGGCCTCAACTTTGAGCTGTGGACTGCCAGGCTCTTCACCCTGGAGCCGTTCGCTTCATTGGAG GCAGCGATGTCGGAAGCGACTTCCCGCCGGATCAGGGCCGTCTTTAATGCGTTCAACTTGTGGTGCATTGTGCTGTCCAACGTCCTGCTTTTGAACAGCTTGGACTTTGCCAAGTTGGTCGCCAAACGACTCCTTCTCAAAG GCTTCCCTACAACCACCGCCGCCGTCATGTTGGTGACCTACTGCCTGGTCCAAGTGattaaggagagagagaggaggcaggcGCTCATCGATGATCCCGATCCCCCTTCCGAG GCCAACTCCAATCCGGCTGGTGCCGCAGCTCCACCGGCCTCTGCTCAGGCAGTCGCGGATCCCAGCAAGGAAAAAGCAGAGTAG
- the klhl40b gene encoding kelch-like protein 40b isoform X2: MAAPINPMDEPRMYQQTLLQDGLCDLLENDKLVDCVLKVKDKEFPCHRLVLCACSSYFRSIFLSDLDESKKKEVVLEDVEPGVVGLILKYLYTSKINVTEHNVQDIFAVANMYQIPSIFTVCVSFLQKRLSLSNCLAIFRLGLMLDCPRLAVSARNFACERFHLISRDEDFLQLLPSELAAILANDNLGVETEEAVFEALMNWVSRDTEGREKELPGLLDCVRLRLVNEDYLKEKVEKHKLISSNPELQQKLQLIRDARAGKMPEVQKSKSKKEGGAENDGEAEANEEEEGLLPGILNDNLRFGMFMRNLILMINDTGAVAYDPTGNDCFAASVSAQVPKNHVSLVTRENQIFVAGGLFFDEHNKEDPLCSYFLQYDPVSADWLGMPPVPSPRFLFGLAEAENSIFVIGGKELKEQEQTLDSVLVYDRQSFKWGESEPLPYPVYGHATISHKDVVYVIGGKGDNKTCLRKMCSYDPKRFEWKELAPMKAARCLFGATVHKDKIYVAAGVTDGGLADSVEVYDVASNKWSGCAAFPQERSSLNLASVGGALFAVGGFAMMPLEDSDENAPKEMNDIWRWADRKWCGVLREIQYVSGSTILAVRLNTVRLTKM, encoded by the exons ATGGCTGCACCGATAAACCCAATGGACGAACCCAGGATGTACCAGcagacgctgctccaggacggcCTGTGTGACCTGCTGGAGAATGACAAACTGGTCGACTGCGTGCTGAAGGTCAAGGACAAGGAGTTCCCCTGCCACCGGCTGGTCTTGTGTGCCTGCAGCTCGTACTTCCGCTCCATCTTTCTGTCGGACCTGGACGAGAGCAAAAAGAAAGAGGTCGTCTTGGAGGATGTGGAACCGGGTGTCGTGGGACTGATCCTCAAATACCTGTACACGTCCAAAATCAACGTGACGGAGCACAACGTCCAAGACATCTTTGCGGTGGCTAATATGTACCAGATCCCTTCCATTTTCACCGTTTGTGTGTCTTTCCTGCAGAAGCGCCTGAGCCTTAGCAACTGTTTGGCTATATTCAGGCTCGGCCTGATGCTGGACTGTCCCAGACTGGCCGTCTCCGCTCGAAACTTTGCCTGCGAGCGTTTCCATCTCATATCCAGAGACGAGgacttcctccagctgctccccaGTGAGCTGGCAGCCATTTTAGCAAATGACAATCTGGGCGTGGAGACAGAAGAGGCAGTGTTCGAGGCGTTGATGAACTGGGTGTCCCGGGACAcagaggggagagagaaagagctgcCGGGGTTGCTAGACTGCGTTCGTTTGCGTCTCGTCAACGAGGACTACCTGAAGGAAAAAGTGGAGAAGCACAAACTGATCTCTTCAAACCCCGAGTTGCAGCAGAAACTCCAGCTGATTCGGGACGCTCGAGCAGGGAAAATGCCGGAGGTtcaaaaaagcaaaagcaagaaggagggaggagctgaGAATGATGGAGAGGCTGAGGctaatgaggaagaggaaggcctTCTCCCCGGCATCCTGAATGACAACCTCCGGTTTGGCATGTTTATGAGGAACTTGATACTGATGATTAATGACACGGGGGCTGTGGCCTATGACCCGACAGGGAACGACTGTTTTGCCGCGTCAGTTTCCGCACAAGTTCCCAAGAACCACGTCAGCCTGGTCACCAGGGAGAATCAGATCTTCGTGGCAGGCGGATTATTCTTTGACGAGCACAACAAAGAAGATCCACTCTGCTCTTACTTCCTACAG TATGACCCCGTCAGTGCCGATTGGCTGGGGATGCCCCCCGTACCTTCTCCTCGCTTCTTATTCGGGCTGGCCGAGGCCGAGAATTCCATATTCGTGATTGGAgggaaggagctgaaggagcaggagcagacgcTCGACTCGGTGTTGGTCTACGATAGACA GTCTTTTAAATGGGGTGAATCGGAGCCACTTCCGTATCCAGTTTATGGACATGCAACAATATCCCATAAGGATGTGGTGTATGTGATTGGAGGAAAGGGGGACAACAA GACCTGTCTGAGGAAGATGTGCTCCTACGACCCCAAGAGGTTTGAATGGAAGGAGCTCGCACCGATGAAAGCCGCCCGCTGTTTGTTTGGAGCGACTGTCCACAAGGACAAAATATACGTGGCGGCAGGCGTGACCGACGGTGGGCTGGCCGACTCCGTGGAAGTGTACGACGTCGCATCCAACAA gtgGTCAGGGTGTGCAGCGTTTCCCCAGGAGCGCAGCTCTCTGAACCTGGCGTCCGTGGGCGGCGCGCTGTTTGCCGTAGGAGGTTTTGCTATGATGCCTTTAGAGGACAGCGACGAAAACGCTCCCAAAGAGATGAACGACATCTGGAGGTGG GCTGACAGGAAGTGGTGCGGGGTCCTCAGGGAGATCCAGTACGTATCAGGGTCCACCATACTGGCTGTCCGCCTCAACACCGTACGTCTCACCAAGATGTAA
- the gars1 gene encoding glycine--tRNA ligase has translation MFRSAKAVLLRVSTELAHVCPAITVRFVRQSLGYSPLNRPLSSSPRWTEKKQRSPWLQLAEGQTMDGNIEEILAPLRLAVKEQGELVRQMKQDGAPDVDVAKAVAELKARKRNLEAKELSLQPKDGIVDRIKMEDTLKRRFFYDQAFAIYGGVSGLFDFGPVGCALKNNILQVWRQHFIQEEQILEVECTMLTPESVLKTSGHVDKFADYMVKDVKNGECFRADHLLKAHLQKLMSDKKCTAEKKAEMEGVVTQMDNHTQQELTDFFVKYNVKSPITGNDLTPPVSFNLMFQTSIGPGGNMPGYLRPETAQGIFLNFKRLLEFNQGKLPFAAAQIGNSFRNEISPRSGLIRVREFTMAEIEHFVDPSEKVHPKFSDVADLDILLYSSTAQTSGQSAQTMKLGGAVEQGVINNSVLGYFIGRIYLYLTKVGVAKDKLRFRQHMDNEMAHYACDCWDAETKTSYGWIEIVGCADRSCYDLKCHSRATKVPLVATKPLKEPRVVDVVQFEPNKGAIGKVYKKDAKLAMDYLSVCDGCFITEQERLLSETGEFSIETEGKSFKLTKDMVSVKRFQKTLHVEDVVPNVIEPSFGIGRIMYTIFEHTFQVREGDEQRTYFSFPATVAPYKCSVLPLSQNRDFVPFVRELSEVMTRNGVSHKVDDSSGSIGRRYARTDEIGVAFGITVDFDTVNKTPHTATLRDRDSMRQIRAEVSELPMIVRDLANGALSWGEVESKYPIFEGQETSKKDAVEE, from the exons ATGTTTCGTAGCGCAAAGGCAGTACTGCTGAGGGTCAGCACCGAGCTTGCACACGTCTGTCCGGCGATCACGGTCCGGTTCGTTCGGCAGTCGCTCGGCTACTCGCCCCTAAACAGGCCGCTATCGTCGTCGCCCCGCTGGACggagaagaagcagagaagCCCGTGGCTGCAGCTGGCGGAAGGACAAACCATGGACGGCAACATCGAGGAGATTCTCGCCCCTTTGAGGCTAGCAGTCAAAGAACAG GGGGAACTTGTGCGGCAGATGAAACAGGATGGAGCCCCTGATGTGGACGTCGCTAAAGCTGTCGCCGAACTGAAAGCAAGGAAGAGGAATCTGGAGGCTAAG GAATTATCACTACAACCCAAAGACGGCATCGTCGACAGGATCAAGATGGAGGATACCCTCAAGAGGAGATTCTTTTACGACCAGGCCTTTGCCATCTACGGAG GTGTGAGCGGCCTGTTCGACTTCGGCCCTGTGGGCTGCGCCCTGAAGAACAACATCCTGCAGGTGTGGAGGCAGCACTTCATCCAGGAGGAGCAGATCCTGGAGGTCGAATGCACCATGCTGACCCCGGAGTCCGTCCTCAA GACATCAGGACACGTGGACAAATTTGCAGACTACATGGTGAAAGATGTGAAGAACGGCGAATGCTTTAGGGCCGATCATCTCCTCAAAG CCCATCTCCAGAAGCTGATGTCTGATAAGAAGTGCACAGCTGAGAAGAAGGCTGAGATGGAAGGAGTCGTCACTCAG ATGGATAACCACACCCAGCAGGAGCTGACCGACTTCTTTGTGAAATATAACGTCAAGTCTCCCATCACAGGAAATGACCTCACGCCCCCCGTGTCCTTCAACCTGATGTTTCAGACGTCCATCGGACCAGGCGGCAACATGCCAGG CTATCTGAGGCCTGAAACCGCTCAGGGAATCTTCCTCAACTTCAAGCGCCTACTGGAGTTCAATCAGGGAAAGCTGCCCTTCGCCGCTGCTCAGATCGGAAACTCCTTCAGGAACGAGATCTCTCCTCGCTCGGGGCTCATTCGTGTTCG GGAGTTCACCATGGCTGAGATTGAGCACTTCGTGGATCCAAGCGAGAAGGTGCACCCGAAGTTCTCCGACGTAGCCGACCTGGATATCTTGCTCTACTCCTCCACGGCTCAGACCAGCGGCCAATCTGCACAAACCATGAAGCTGGGCGGCGCCGTGGAGCAG GGAGTGATCAATAACTCCGTCCTGGGTTATTTCATTGGGAGGATCTACCTCTACCTCACTAAAGTAGGCGTCGCCAAAGACAAGCTTCGTTTCCGACAGCACATGGACAACGAGATGGCTCACTACGCCTGTGACTGCTGGGATGCAGAGACCAAAACCTCCTAC GGCTGGATTGAGATTGTGGGCTGCGCCGACCGGTCTTGCTACGATCTGAAATGCCACTCGCGAGCTACGAAGGTCCCTCTGGTGGCTACGAAGCCCCTAAAAGAACCC AGAGTTGTAGATGTCGTCCAGTTTGAGCCCAACAAAGGAGCCATCGGGAAGGTGTATAAAAAGGATGCCAAGTTAGCCATGgattatctgtctgtgtgtgacggATGCTTCATCACAGAGCAGGAGCGGCTGCTCAGTGAGACCGG AGAGTTCAGCATCGAGACAGAAGGCAAGTCATTCAAACTCACAAAGGACATGGTCAGTGTGAAGCGATTCCAGAAGACCCTGCACG TGGAAGACGTCGTTCCCAACGTGATCGAGCCCTCGTTCGGCATCGGTAGGATCATGTACACAATCTTTGAGCACACATTCCAGGTCAGAGAGGGCGACGAACAGAGAACG TACTTCAGCTTCCCTGCCACTGTCGCTCCATATAAATGCTCCGTCCTGCCTCTGAGTCAAAACCGGGATTTCGTGCCCTTTGTGAGGGAATTAT ctgagGTGATGACCAGAAACGGTGTTTCCCACAAGGTTGATGACTCTTCGGGGTCCATCGGCAGGCGCTACGCCAGGACGGACGAGATCGGGGTGGCGTTCGGCATCACCGTCGACTTTGACACGGTGAACAAGACGCCTCACACGGCCACCCTGAGAGACCGTGACTCCATGCGGCAGATCAGGGCGGAG GTCAGCGAATTGCCGATGATCGTTCGGGATTTGGCCAACGGCGCGTTGAGTTGGGGAGAAGTGGAGAGCAAGTACCCCATCTTCGAAGGACAGGAAACCAGCAAGAAGGATGCGGTCGAGGAGTAA
- the klhl40b gene encoding kelch-like protein 40b isoform X1, giving the protein MAAPINPMDEPRMYQQTLLQDGLCDLLENDKLVDCVLKVKDKEFPCHRLVLCACSSYFRSIFLSDLDESKKKEVVLEDVEPGVVGLILKYLYTSKINVTEHNVQDIFAVANMYQIPSIFTVCVSFLQKRLSLSNCLAIFRLGLMLDCPRLAVSARNFACERFHLISRDEDFLQLLPSELAAILANDNLGVETEEAVFEALMNWVSRDTEGREKELPGLLDCVRLRLVNEDYLKEKVEKHKLISSNPELQQKLQLIRDARAGKMPEVQKSKSKKEGGAENDGEAEANEEEEGLLPGILNDNLRFGMFMRNLILMINDTGAVAYDPTGNDCFAASVSAQVPKNHVSLVTRENQIFVAGGLFFDEHNKEDPLCSYFLQYDPVSADWLGMPPVPSPRFLFGLAEAENSIFVIGGKELKEQEQTLDSVLVYDRQSFKWGESEPLPYPVYGHATISHKDVVYVIGGKGDNKTCLRKMCSYDPKRFEWKELAPMKAARCLFGATVHKDKIYVAAGVTDGGLADSVEVYDVASNKWSGCAAFPQERSSLNLASVGGALFAVGGFAMMPLEDSDENAPKEMNDIWRYDEADRKWCGVLREIQYVSGSTILAVRLNTVRLTKM; this is encoded by the exons ATGGCTGCACCGATAAACCCAATGGACGAACCCAGGATGTACCAGcagacgctgctccaggacggcCTGTGTGACCTGCTGGAGAATGACAAACTGGTCGACTGCGTGCTGAAGGTCAAGGACAAGGAGTTCCCCTGCCACCGGCTGGTCTTGTGTGCCTGCAGCTCGTACTTCCGCTCCATCTTTCTGTCGGACCTGGACGAGAGCAAAAAGAAAGAGGTCGTCTTGGAGGATGTGGAACCGGGTGTCGTGGGACTGATCCTCAAATACCTGTACACGTCCAAAATCAACGTGACGGAGCACAACGTCCAAGACATCTTTGCGGTGGCTAATATGTACCAGATCCCTTCCATTTTCACCGTTTGTGTGTCTTTCCTGCAGAAGCGCCTGAGCCTTAGCAACTGTTTGGCTATATTCAGGCTCGGCCTGATGCTGGACTGTCCCAGACTGGCCGTCTCCGCTCGAAACTTTGCCTGCGAGCGTTTCCATCTCATATCCAGAGACGAGgacttcctccagctgctccccaGTGAGCTGGCAGCCATTTTAGCAAATGACAATCTGGGCGTGGAGACAGAAGAGGCAGTGTTCGAGGCGTTGATGAACTGGGTGTCCCGGGACAcagaggggagagagaaagagctgcCGGGGTTGCTAGACTGCGTTCGTTTGCGTCTCGTCAACGAGGACTACCTGAAGGAAAAAGTGGAGAAGCACAAACTGATCTCTTCAAACCCCGAGTTGCAGCAGAAACTCCAGCTGATTCGGGACGCTCGAGCAGGGAAAATGCCGGAGGTtcaaaaaagcaaaagcaagaaggagggaggagctgaGAATGATGGAGAGGCTGAGGctaatgaggaagaggaaggcctTCTCCCCGGCATCCTGAATGACAACCTCCGGTTTGGCATGTTTATGAGGAACTTGATACTGATGATTAATGACACGGGGGCTGTGGCCTATGACCCGACAGGGAACGACTGTTTTGCCGCGTCAGTTTCCGCACAAGTTCCCAAGAACCACGTCAGCCTGGTCACCAGGGAGAATCAGATCTTCGTGGCAGGCGGATTATTCTTTGACGAGCACAACAAAGAAGATCCACTCTGCTCTTACTTCCTACAG TATGACCCCGTCAGTGCCGATTGGCTGGGGATGCCCCCCGTACCTTCTCCTCGCTTCTTATTCGGGCTGGCCGAGGCCGAGAATTCCATATTCGTGATTGGAgggaaggagctgaaggagcaggagcagacgcTCGACTCGGTGTTGGTCTACGATAGACA GTCTTTTAAATGGGGTGAATCGGAGCCACTTCCGTATCCAGTTTATGGACATGCAACAATATCCCATAAGGATGTGGTGTATGTGATTGGAGGAAAGGGGGACAACAA GACCTGTCTGAGGAAGATGTGCTCCTACGACCCCAAGAGGTTTGAATGGAAGGAGCTCGCACCGATGAAAGCCGCCCGCTGTTTGTTTGGAGCGACTGTCCACAAGGACAAAATATACGTGGCGGCAGGCGTGACCGACGGTGGGCTGGCCGACTCCGTGGAAGTGTACGACGTCGCATCCAACAA gtgGTCAGGGTGTGCAGCGTTTCCCCAGGAGCGCAGCTCTCTGAACCTGGCGTCCGTGGGCGGCGCGCTGTTTGCCGTAGGAGGTTTTGCTATGATGCCTTTAGAGGACAGCGACGAAAACGCTCCCAAAGAGATGAACGACATCTGGAG GTACGATGAGGCTGACAGGAAGTGGTGCGGGGTCCTCAGGGAGATCCAGTACGTATCAGGGTCCACCATACTGGCTGTCCGCCTCAACACCGTACGTCTCACCAAGATGTAA
- the hhatlb gene encoding hedgehog acyltransferase like, b isoform X1 codes for MGIKAALPKYEIYFYNTVLCLAMLWATSWIFEVSSSNANRKAFKTSVKPGWSYFGRKMDTADFEWTMWFSKFPAHILFALTGHVLFAKICSTLAPQYRSLAYPAYGLLAVWATMGWTYVSIILSHCIVLYSVSMMKMRWLCFVTGLCALATFKCEPFVSWQAGFVEGDFDLRHVLFYGGGGFTIMRCMSFALENCERKDGNYSILELFKYNFYLPFFYFGPIMTFDKFHVQANNSDLSRKEREMWSIRVQGLVYLGVIIVVDVLFHFMYILTIPTDMKLLKHLSDWALVGLAYINLVYDWVKAAVMFGVINTVSRLDHLDPPSPPKCITMLYMFAEIYFDRGINEWLCKYVYDHLGGKHDNVLKELVASLCTFGIIILWLGPCQVVLIWAFFNWFGLNFELWTARLFTLEPFASLEAAMSEATSRRIRAVFNAFNLWCIVLSNVLLLNSLDFAKLVAKRLLLKGFPTTTAAVMLVTYCLVQVIKERERRQALIDDPDPPSEAPQAPEARKAPEANSNPAGAAAPPASAQAVADPSKEKAE; via the exons ATGGGGATTAAAGCTGCTCTTCCCAAATATGAGATCTACTTCTACAACACGGTGCTGTGTCTGGCAATGCTCTGGGCCACCAGTTGGATCTTTGAGGTGTCCAGCT CCAATGCAAACAGAAAAGCCTTCAAAACGAGCGTGAAGCCAGGATGGTCGTACTTTGGGAGGAAAATG GATACAGCAGATTTTGAGTGGACGATGTGGTTTTCCAAATTCCCAGCGCACATCCTGTTCGCACTCACTGGCCACGTGCTGTTCGCTAAGATCTGCTCCACGCTGGCCCCGCAG TACCGGTCTTTGGCGTACCCGGCGTACGGGCTGCTGGCCGTGTGGGCCACGATGGGTTGGACCTACGTCAGCATCATCCTCTCCCACTGTATCGTCCTCTACAGCGTCTCCATGATGAAAATGCGCTGGCTCTGCTTCGTCACGGGTCTCTGCGCCCTCGCCACGTTCAAGTGTGAACCGTTTGTGTCCTGGCAG GCCGGTTTTGTTGAGGGAGACTTCGACCTGCGTCATGTTCTCTTCTACGGAGGCGGCGGCTTTACTATAATGCGCTGTATGAGCTTCGCTCTGGAGAACTGCGAGAGGAAAGATGGAAACTACAGCATCCTGGAGCTGTTCAAATATAACTTCTACCTCCCGTTCTTCTATTTCGGTCCCATCATGACCTTTGATAAGTTTCATGTTCAG GCCAACAACTCCGAcctgagcaggaaggagagggagatgtGGAGTATCCGCGTGCAGGGCCTGGTTTACCTGGGAGTCATCATCGTGGTGGACGTCCTCTTCCATTTTATGTACATCCTCACCATCCCCACCGACATGAAGCTACTGAAGCACCTCTCGGATTGGGCTCTCG tGGGCCTTGCTTACATCAACTTGGTGTACGATTGGGTAAAAGCAGCCGTCATGTTTGGAGTCATCAACACAGTGTCCCGACTGGATCATCTCGACCCCCCCAGCCCACCAAAATGCATCACTATGCTCTATATGTTCGCTGAAAT CTATTTTGACCGAGGGATCAATGAGTGGCTGTGCAA GTATGTGTACGATCATCTGGGTGGGAAACATGACAACGTGTTGAAGGAGCTGGTGGCCAGCCTGTGCACCTTCGGCATCATCATCCTCTGGCTCGGACCCTGCCAGGTGGTGCTGATCTGGGCTTTCTTTAACTGGTTTGGCCTCAACTTTGAGCTGTGGACTGCCAGGCTCTTCACCCTGGAGCCGTTCGCTTCATTGGAG GCAGCGATGTCGGAAGCGACTTCCCGCCGGATCAGGGCCGTCTTTAATGCGTTCAACTTGTGGTGCATTGTGCTGTCCAACGTCCTGCTTTTGAACAGCTTGGACTTTGCCAAGTTGGTCGCCAAACGACTCCTTCTCAAAG GCTTCCCTACAACCACCGCCGCCGTCATGTTGGTGACCTACTGCCTGGTCCAAGTGattaaggagagagagaggaggcaggcGCTCATCGATGATCCCGATCCCCCTTCCGAGGCTCCCCAGGCCCCCGAGGCCCGCAAGGCCCCCGAGGCCAACTCCAATCCGGCTGGTGCCGCAGCTCCACCGGCCTCTGCTCAGGCAGTCGCGGATCCCAGCAAGGAAAAAGCAGAGTAG